CGTCAACGTCGCCCCACCAAGCGGACCGCCCGCAACAAAACACGTCAATCCAAAATATCCACCTGGTCGTAACATCTCCTTCAGTCGCGTCAAGTACGTCAAACGTCGATGTGGCGCCATATGGTGAAAACAGCCGGAATCGTAAATGAAATCATATGTATTCTGTTCCGTCGTCTCTAGAAAATCTTGCTTTCGAAACGCAACATGCGCTCCAGTCTGATGCGCTTGTTCCGTTGCCCATTCTAACGCGGTTGCTGAAAGATCTAGTCCTGTCACCGAGAAACCGTGTGTTGCGAGATAGATCGCATTTCGCCCCGGTCCTGTTCCAAGGTCTAGTGCATCCCCCGATGAGATCCAGTCCTGTTCGACGTAGCGAACTAAGTTCTCATCAGGA
This window of the Exiguobacterium acetylicum genome carries:
- a CDS encoding class I SAM-dependent methyltransferase; amino-acid sequence: MTETQTIDTMEDILKMLDARLREPGPFWDKFYEDRTKPVPFFKNIPDENLVRYVEQDWISSGDALDLGTGPGRNAIYLATHGFSVTGLDLSATALEWATEQAHQTGAHVAFRKQDFLETTEQNTYDFIYDSGCFHHMAPHRRLTYLTRLKEMLRPGGYFGLTCFVAGGPLGGATLTDWEVYQENSLQGGLGYTKERLLAIFDAFDVIELTEMKPVDNPEALFGHAGLWTGLFRLKD